The sequence GACAATTTGAATAAACCGTACATGTTATTTCCAGGGGCCAGCTCCCGCTGTACCGGGAGATGTTGGCAGGGGGCGGCGCAGGACTGTGTCAGATGATCGTCACTTCTCCCATGGAGATGTTAAAGATAACGCTGCAAGATGCCGGCAGAATAAGTAtgttcttccttccttctttcttttcccTACAAACCTCTGAAATTTCCTCAAACACTGGTCACGTTAAATATGGAAAGACAGGAGGATTTGGAAAATGCAATCAACTTGTATTCAAGCACGTCAAAACCCGTACTAGCGATCACAGTACAGTTTCTTTATGCCGCAAGATGCTGGCAGAATAAATATGtacctccttccttccttccttctctctTTTCACCACAAACCTCTGAAATTTCCTCAAACTCTGGTCATGTTAGATATGGAAAGACATGGGATTCCTAAAATGTAACCAACTTCTTTGTCGAAACCTATGCACAAATTTCTTTATGTTTACTTTTACAGGGCAATGGGAAGTATTTCTTCTATTTTACATAATGATACAGTTGTACCTTCATAACTGTAGTTATGACTGTGTCTTTCCAAGATTAGGTGACCAGTGTTTCTCTGAACGTCGTTGCTCAGAATTCtgtcttgtttgtttgcattgaaGACTTTTTAGATACATTACAACTTGTTAACAAGACTTGTAATATCTGAAGTGGTGTTCTGTCTTATTGCTGCTGCTGGGAATGTGGAATTGTGGGTAAGGAGAACACTTCCCACCTTACCGCATGTCAGTCATATCTCTGAACTGATCTGGCTAAAAActttttaatttaaaaattATTCCTTGCACTTGTATGTATTTTGCATCTTGTATACTAATAGCATTAGATTCAGATACTCGAGTAGAATAATATATCTGACAATATATCTGAGTTATTCCTTGCACTTATGTGTATTGTGCATTTTGCATAGCATTAGATTTAGATACTAGAATAGGATAATAGTTAATACATGTAAGTCTGGCATTGCATGTGGCCAGTTTGGCATGAAAGTGCAAATtcttcaaaatgaaattaatcTCTTTAACATTCCGTTCTACTTCTGTGGTGTAAACCTTTGACTTCTTCAAACTGCTATCAAAAacttttcttatgtttttttgttCACTGCTAAAAGTAATAGCATGAAAAGTGTTTGGTTGTCCACTCTGTGTATTTCACAATTTGTGAATTATTTTGTGGTGTGCAACTTTCCTTCAAAATGAAACTTCCTACCCTGACATCCCTGCATGACTTTACTTGATTGCACACTGTATTGTTGACAAAAAGTGCACACTGAAAACTCACATTCACAAACTTTTCTCAAAATTTACACCATTCTTAAAACGTGTTTCAGGAAATGCCACATGCGGTGTGTTAGTTTTAAGACGTAATCTGCCCTCTTACAGGTACGACAGGTCAAGGTCCTCAATTGTCTTCTGCAGGGGGTCTGTCCGCCGCGCCCAGTCGTGCCTTcagcgccgttgccatggcagccaCGCCCCAGCGCATGTCGGCCCTGAGAATAGCGTACGACCTGTTCAGGACCAAAGGGTTGGGTGGAGTGTACAGGGGAGCAGGGGCCACACTTCTGAGGTGGGTTCTTTGCAAAGGTTAGGcagttcaatctctacaactgggtaAGGTATGGAGATTATTCTGGGTGTAAAGATCTATTGGGGCCGGGGCCACACTTCTGAGGTAGGTTTGTGATGGttagactactagtatattcaaAGACAAATCAAGCCCtacaactggacatgatttttggAAATCACTTCAGagcatttcgagtgacatccatctctcttcttcagtgtcactagctAGAAGGAACTGGCAGAAATAATCAATACAAGTACCGTCATCTAACAGTCGAACATAACAAAATCATTCACGCATGAGGAGGCTTCAAGGCTTTTTCCAGGACACATTTACTTGTCAGGTAGACAATTTTGGACTGTGAAATAAATCTGAATTTCacgacatgaaattgatgaaaatgtatttgcttaaaatgacagattctATGTTGTACTTGAGATGAGACATTGGGAAGAAGCTAAAATTCATACACCATTACTGTTAGATAagcctttgttgttgtttcacacTTTTTGACCATGTACCTTTTCCCCCTGCACAGAGACATTCCATTCTCCATGATCTATTTTCCACTGTTGTTGCTATTTTTCTCTCCCTGTACCTGAGACATTGGAAAAGAAGCCAAGTTCCATGTACCATTGCAACTGTAAGATAagcctttgttgttgttgttttgctatttttgacCATGGATTTTCTCTCCCAGTACCAGAGACATTCACCATTACAACTGTTAGATAAGCATTTGTAGTTGTtgtttcacaatttttgaccaTGTACTTTCTCTCCCTGCACAGAGACATTCCATTCTCCATGATCTATTTTCCACTGTTTGCCCACCTGAACCACCTTGGGAAGTCGGAGGGGTCAGCGACCTCGCCCTTCTACTGGTCCTTCTCCTCCGGCTGTCTGGCTGGGTGTGTCTCGTCCGTCATGGTCAACCCTATGGATGGTCAGTAACAATAGTCTCCTCAACAGACTTTTAACAAGCACATAAGatgtagcctcctttgcagacttgaAGTGGTATGGCTATTATTTTAAGGGTTCTCTAGTGCTAGAAGAGGGAAGTTCTGTGCAGCCGTTAATATTGAAATTTCAAACCAGCCCTCCCCCGTAAAATAAAAGCGCTGCTGAAAGTCTGCAAAATTAGGTGACATTTTGTTGATGATTAAGAAATATGGATGGTAAGTAACAATAGCCTACTTCAGAACAGACTTTTATTAGTTCTAACAAGATGATGTCTGTCATGGTCAACCCCATGGATGGTCAGTAACAACATCTTATGTGCTTGTAATACCCCTGttaggcctatgtcacattttcaaactggAGCACGGCTGGCAGCTTACGGGAACGACAAGTATGATAAGAAAAAGACGCCAAGCCACagaagacgtaaagagaaaagtCTTGGGCTTTAGATCACAGCTTAACGTCATCCTGGATTCAAACTTACAACATCTTTGTCCAGAGGCACTACAATGGACTACATACACTAATAGGCTGATGATCGTCTTGTCTGCATCAAAGTTTCATTTTACATGTTTGGCAAGAACACATTTTTTATCGATTATCGTCATTGACTATCAGAGAACTAATTCTGATTTTTTCCCCTTCCTCTAGTTGTGAAGACGAGAATCCAAGTTCTGAAGCGAGCTCAGGGTGAGGAGACCTACAACGGAGTGGTGGACTGTGCCAAGAAGATCTGGGTAGCGGAGGGGCCGCTGGCGTTCATGAAGGGCGCGTGGTGCCGAGTTCTGGTCATCGCGCCGCTGTTCGGTATCGCTCAGATGGTCTACTACTTCGGTGTGGGGGAATACGTCCTGGGGATTGAACGCCAGTACTACTAGAGTGTAcgataaggccatgttgtttTGGTTATTTGGATGACATGCACGcccgcatcaattttcggccgtttcaaaaaattgaaagaaaagaattactgtaaatcgtacagtACAGCTCCAGAAGAAGTAAATATATGCCAATTATTGCAAAACTAATATTGGAAAACGTATACTTATGTCACAGAATATTCCCAAGTCTGTATAAGAAGATGggaaatgaagaatctgttgtttggtatCTTCTGTGTGTTccgtcatttgttcaacctacctgaccacttagatttcataatgaaggcaactttttcgggtgtcaaactttttttattcgcacgctctcATCAGTTtcggggttcccagaggatgtcatccatataatcaaatcaacatggcgtaAGTGCGTATATTTGGTGCATGCATAAGACGCTGTGAGCAGATTATGCACTTTGGTGGCTCTAACAgcgtacatgtagttgttttaGCATGTTGTGCCCCAGAATTAGAAGATAACATGATGTTGTTCTCATCGAAGGAACTTCTGGAAAaaggtggaaaaaaacaagaaaaaattctATATATGTCCATAGACggagaaatatatatatatattctgtaCATAACCAGTGTTGTGATTGTAAGGTGTATAACATGGTCATCACATTTTGTTGCAGTAGGTAAAATAAAGAGGAAAACAAAGTCAAATGATCAGAATTATGAAATTATAATTTCATGGTTATGTATATTTATTTCCAACAATAATGGAAACATGTCTGAACATTTGTtgtaattctttctttttttcggGGGGGAAGGGAGTTTCTTTGTAAATCTAAAGAAGAAGGGATATTGTAAGtgccaagaaaaaaatacttgcAAACAGGGTACCTCCTTCTTGTTTACAACACAGAAACTACTTTTCCACataaaaagatacatgtatatttttagatagAAAGTCATACCACTGCCTGTAACACTTTTAGTGCCCACCTTTCATGACACATAATAACTTATAGTAAAAGTAACTAGTGCAGCGTCCAGTTGTATCTTCAAGTAGTTGTAACAGAAACAAGTGCTTTCATAATCGGCATATCTGCAATTCTATGTAGAGGCTGGCAAAAGGAGAGGACTCCATGGCCTCATGCGGTGCTTGTGTGTTGTGCAAAAGTGTGTGTCAAAGCATTAATGTATCATTGTCATTGACCAAATTAGATATTATATATCGTATATacggcctccttcggtcaatattgaccattgtGTATCATAGATATACTAAGCATTGTAGCTAAAGGTGTCCTGTTGGCCTTAATGAAAAGCGGCTACAATTATCTGTAACTTCTCGATAATGTTGTGATTTTACCCGAGttccaccaaggaggttttgaaCCTTCTTGGTTCCAATGATCCTACATCCATGTTTCTCGCTGCTGGGAAATTGAATACTTTTAAAAACGTCCGGTTTCCACCAAGGATGTTTTCTGGAATACCAACCTTCGTGTGAGGGGCAAAAGAACAAGCAAGGCAGCTGAGTTTTGGACCAAAAAAGTGTGAAAATTACcaagcaaaacaacaacacacgaGTTAGGCCACACAACTTTCCAGTCATGGATGATATTCATCagtatacaaatgtttttttcccAACTGGGGGAAAGTCAAATTTGAAGTCATCAGAATCAAGTTTGTGTCTTGACTGCAATACTACACTGATTAGAAATTGCCATGTTAATAGCTATATCCTGAACAATAAGTCTTAATCGTAGTATTGTGGAATAATTTCACAAATATTGCCTGAATTGCtaaaa comes from Branchiostoma floridae strain S238N-H82 chromosome 19, Bfl_VNyyK, whole genome shotgun sequence and encodes:
- the LOC118406326 gene encoding mitochondrial glutamate carrier 1-like isoform X2; this encodes MANKEISLPAKLINGAVAGVVGVSCVFPIDLVKTRLQNQESKDGQKMYKNMRDCFVKTFRKEGLRGMYKGSGVNLVLITPEKAIKLTANDTFRFYLRTDKGQLPLYREMLAGGGAGLCQMIVTSPMEMLKITLQDAGRIRGLSAAPSRAFSAVAMAATPQRMSALRIAYDLFRTKGLGGVYRGAGATLLRDIPFSMIYFPLFAHLNHLGKSEGSATSPFYWSFSSGCLAGCVSSVMVNPMDVVKTRIQVLKRAQGEETYNGVVDCAKKIWVAEGPLAFMKGAWCRVLVIAPLFGIAQMVYYFGVGEYVLGIERQYY
- the LOC118406326 gene encoding mitochondrial glutamate carrier 1-like isoform X1; this encodes MANKEISLPAKLINGAVAGVVGVSCVFPIDLVKTRLQNQESKDGQKMYKNMRDCFVKTFRKEGLRGMYKGSGVNLVLITPEKAIKLTANDTFRFYLRTDKGQLPLYREMLAGGGAGLCQMIVTSPMEMLKITLQDAGRISTTGQGPQLSSAGGLSAAPSRAFSAVAMAATPQRMSALRIAYDLFRTKGLGGVYRGAGATLLRDIPFSMIYFPLFAHLNHLGKSEGSATSPFYWSFSSGCLAGCVSSVMVNPMDVVKTRIQVLKRAQGEETYNGVVDCAKKIWVAEGPLAFMKGAWCRVLVIAPLFGIAQMVYYFGVGEYVLGIERQYY